From the genome of Pseudomonas sp. AB6, one region includes:
- a CDS encoding MurR/RpiR family transcriptional regulator yields the protein MSSIDQQTVTSADTPLNAESLLKLITTEYESLPRQLKRIATYMTQQSDRIMVDRISDIARECEVHPSAIVRFSQRFSFSGFSEMQALFREAYTHKTTPAQNYQQRIRNMIANKSQKASGGDLARECVNATLSGLERLGAELDDVVFDTAVDLVVNADNIYVVGVRRSFAVADYLVYNLQHTNKRIHLISGLGGSYREQMRSVRANDLVIAISFTPYGKETQHCLRIAQHNQAKTLIITDSNLSPLAKRANAVLLVNEGSSFAFRSLSATLCLCQALFIAVAYRLELKVDQIHEQVGFDD from the coding sequence ATGTCCAGCATCGATCAGCAGACAGTAACCAGTGCCGATACGCCTTTGAATGCCGAAAGCCTGCTCAAGCTGATCACCACCGAATACGAGAGCTTGCCGCGTCAGCTCAAACGTATCGCGACCTATATGACTCAGCAAAGCGACCGGATCATGGTTGACCGGATCAGCGATATTGCCCGTGAATGCGAAGTTCATCCATCAGCCATCGTGCGGTTCTCCCAACGCTTTAGCTTCAGTGGCTTCAGCGAAATGCAAGCGTTGTTTCGTGAGGCCTACACCCACAAAACCACGCCTGCTCAAAACTACCAACAGCGAATCCGCAACATGATCGCCAATAAGTCGCAAAAAGCCAGCGGTGGAGATCTTGCGCGCGAGTGCGTGAATGCGACGCTGTCCGGGTTGGAACGGTTGGGTGCCGAGTTGGACGACGTGGTGTTCGACACAGCGGTAGATTTAGTCGTTAACGCTGACAATATTTACGTGGTTGGGGTGCGCCGCTCTTTCGCGGTGGCCGACTACTTGGTGTACAACCTGCAACACACCAACAAACGCATCCATCTGATTTCCGGTCTAGGTGGCAGCTACCGCGAACAGATGCGCAGCGTACGCGCCAACGATTTGGTAATCGCCATTAGCTTTACCCCATACGGCAAAGAAACACAGCATTGCTTGCGAATCGCTCAACACAATCAGGCCAAGACCTTGATCATTACAGACAGCAACCTCTCGCCGTTGGCCAAACGCGCCAACGCAGTGTTACTGGTTAACGAAGGCAGTTCCTTTGCATTCCGCTCGCTCAGTGCAACGCTGTGCTTGTGTCAGGCATTATTCATAGCGGTCGCCTATCGACTGGAGTTGAAGGTTGATCAAATACACGAGCAGGTTGGGTTTGATGATTAA
- a CDS encoding TIM barrel protein — MSHPLRFALNRMVAPRLSLSEFIDLAVTLKADAIELRNDLKGIGIEGGTPPDSIREQCQTHGIRVLSINALYPFDVWNDERRTQALKLATFARDCGAEALVLCPFNGPSDLRTAGERTLGLRTALSELAPILREYDIFGFVEPLGFPQCSLRLKRQAVDAITATGGLDVFRVVHDTFHHHLANEKEFFADLTGLVHISGVEDRDVPLAGLRDGHRVLVGEGDILGNSMQIDRLLRDGYVGHLSFEPFADSVHELVDITQAVAASMAYLQG, encoded by the coding sequence ATGAGCCATCCCCTGCGTTTCGCTCTGAATCGTATGGTTGCGCCACGTCTTTCGCTGTCGGAATTTATTGATCTGGCAGTAACGCTGAAAGCGGATGCGATTGAACTTCGCAACGACCTTAAGGGTATCGGAATCGAGGGCGGCACCCCGCCCGATAGCATCCGCGAACAGTGCCAGACCCACGGTATTCGGGTGTTGTCGATCAATGCGTTGTACCCGTTTGATGTCTGGAACGACGAGCGTCGGACGCAGGCGCTGAAGTTGGCGACCTTCGCACGGGACTGCGGCGCCGAAGCGTTGGTCTTGTGCCCGTTCAACGGCCCCTCCGATTTACGGACTGCCGGTGAGCGAACGCTGGGACTAAGGACCGCATTAAGTGAGCTAGCACCTATTTTGCGCGAGTACGATATCTTCGGCTTCGTCGAGCCGCTGGGTTTTCCGCAATGCTCGCTGCGTCTCAAACGTCAGGCCGTGGATGCCATAACCGCTACCGGTGGGCTGGATGTGTTTCGAGTCGTGCATGACACCTTTCACCACCATCTTGCGAACGAAAAAGAGTTCTTCGCTGACCTTACCGGGTTGGTACACATCTCCGGTGTCGAAGACCGTGATGTACCGCTGGCGGGGCTTCGCGACGGGCACCGGGTGCTGGTGGGTGAGGGCGATATTCTCGGCAATTCGATGCAGATTGATCGATTGCTGCGCGATGGCTACGTGGGGCATCTGTCCTTCGAACCTTTTGCTGACAGCGTTCACGAATTGGTGGATATCACGCAGGCGGTCGCGGCGAGCATGGCCTATTTACAGGGTTGA
- a CDS encoding methyl-accepting chemotaxis protein, translating into MRQISLNIEDSSRIVAQLGERSNQITAIVNTIRSIADQTNLLALNAAIEAARAGDQGRGFAVVADEVRQLAARTSRSTAEISEMIQVIQTETQLAISSMDNTRSTASRGVELADQAGSVIVQISAGASEAVAAVKMFARQEMS; encoded by the coding sequence ATGCGCCAAATATCGCTAAATATTGAAGACTCCTCTCGAATCGTTGCCCAACTGGGTGAGCGCTCGAATCAGATTACCGCCATCGTCAACACGATTCGCAGCATTGCAGACCAGACCAACTTGCTGGCCCTCAACGCCGCTATCGAAGCTGCGCGGGCCGGTGATCAAGGACGCGGGTTCGCGGTGGTCGCCGACGAAGTGCGCCAACTGGCAGCGCGTACCAGCCGCTCAACAGCGGAAATTTCGGAGATGATCCAAGTCATCCAGACCGAAACCCAGTTGGCCATTAGCAGCATGGACAATACGCGGTCGACTGCCAGCCGCGGTGTTGAACTGGCCGACCAGGCGGGATCGGTCATTGTGCAGATCAGCGCTGGCGCCAGCGAAGCTGTGGCGGCAGTGAAGATGTTTGCTCGCCAGGAAATGAGTTGA
- a CDS encoding cytochrome b yields MNQPLLTPRYSAKARWLHWVMAALIVLAYILILSRSQFAKGSDPKMFVTQTHFWVGILILLMAFFRVAERRRNAPPKITPPLQGTLQIIANLSHYALYAFLFAQPLLGLFSVWLGDGSVPIPLTSLSIPSPFALSQPTADSLEELHVLLGTIFYYVIGLHIIATLWHHFVRRDDTVKRMV; encoded by the coding sequence GTGAATCAACCTTTGCTTACCCCGCGCTACAGCGCCAAAGCCCGCTGGTTACACTGGGTGATGGCTGCGCTGATCGTTCTGGCATACATCCTGATCCTTAGTCGAAGTCAGTTCGCCAAAGGTTCTGACCCAAAAATGTTCGTGACCCAGACTCATTTCTGGGTCGGAATCTTGATTTTACTAATGGCTTTTTTCCGCGTCGCCGAGCGTCGCCGCAACGCCCCTCCTAAAATTACCCCACCGCTGCAAGGCACTCTTCAGATCATTGCGAATTTGTCGCATTACGCGCTGTATGCCTTTCTATTTGCTCAGCCGCTGTTAGGTTTGTTTAGCGTATGGCTGGGCGACGGCAGTGTGCCTATTCCGCTGACATCCCTGTCAATACCTTCGCCGTTCGCCCTATCGCAACCCACCGCCGACTCACTTGAGGAGTTGCATGTATTGCTCGGGACGATTTTTTATTACGTGATTGGCTTGCACATCATAGCGACACTCTGGCATCACTTTGTGCGGCGTGACGACACCGTGAAACGCATGGTTTAA
- the clsB gene encoding cardiolipin synthase ClsB — protein sequence MKLSCAQYQWRDGNSAQLLINGEDFFAQVVDCIRAARKEVLLETFIIVQDRVGEALQQALIEAALRGVRVVLTMDDYGTSDLNPEFLAQLLRAGVLVELFGQRSQMLGKRTQLFYRLHRKIVVIDAELALIGSPNYSLDHMSDTGPTAKQDYALLVRGPVVADIYQSSLSLVRSATRGAMRPLHVVQHQTGSARMLLAVRDNTEHTADIEEQYMLAIRNANQRVTIANACFFPSYRFLRELRNAARRGVKVNLILQGQPDLPLVRMCSRMLYAYLLREGVILHEFTQRVLHGNVALIDQEWSTVGSSNLDPLSLSLNLEANLFIRDQALNQKLHKHLRELMLTQCRQVTLQQARRREWWRAPLIFLCFHFLRHFPAVAGLLPAHALRLKPLSVAGSAVESAPQVRQDDREESL from the coding sequence GTGAAACTCTCCTGTGCCCAATATCAATGGCGTGACGGTAACTCAGCGCAGTTGCTAATCAATGGCGAAGATTTTTTCGCCCAAGTAGTTGATTGCATTCGGGCCGCGCGAAAAGAGGTACTGCTAGAAACGTTCATCATCGTTCAGGACCGGGTAGGAGAAGCATTACAGCAAGCGTTGATCGAGGCGGCTTTGCGCGGTGTACGGGTAGTGTTAACGATGGACGATTACGGCACCTCGGATTTGAATCCGGAGTTTTTGGCACAACTGCTCCGTGCCGGGGTGCTTGTGGAGTTGTTCGGCCAGCGCTCGCAAATGCTGGGTAAACGGACTCAGCTGTTTTACCGCTTGCATCGCAAAATTGTGGTAATCGATGCAGAACTGGCCCTGATTGGTAGCCCCAACTATAGCCTTGATCACATGAGCGACACCGGTCCGACAGCCAAGCAAGATTACGCACTGTTGGTACGCGGCCCCGTGGTTGCGGACATCTATCAGTCCAGCCTGAGCCTTGTCAGGTCCGCAACGCGTGGCGCAATGAGACCCTTACACGTCGTTCAGCATCAGACTGGCAGTGCCCGGATGCTGTTAGCCGTTCGCGACAATACAGAGCACACCGCCGACATTGAAGAGCAATACATGCTGGCGATTCGAAATGCCAACCAGCGGGTCACTATTGCCAATGCATGTTTTTTTCCCAGTTATCGATTTTTGCGAGAACTGCGAAACGCGGCGCGCCGTGGGGTCAAAGTGAATCTGATCTTGCAGGGGCAACCGGACCTGCCCCTGGTTCGGATGTGCTCGCGCATGCTGTATGCCTACCTGCTGCGTGAGGGCGTGATCCTCCACGAATTCACGCAACGGGTGCTACACGGTAACGTGGCGTTGATTGATCAGGAGTGGTCCACCGTGGGCTCAAGTAATCTTGACCCTTTGAGCCTGTCATTGAACCTTGAAGCGAACCTGTTCATCCGTGATCAGGCTCTTAACCAGAAATTGCACAAACACTTGCGTGAATTGATGTTGACACAATGCCGGCAAGTAACGCTTCAGCAGGCCAGACGCCGGGAGTGGTGGCGTGCTCCGTTGATTTTTCTGTGCTTTCACTTCCTGCGGCATTTTCCAGCCGTCGCCGGTTTGCTACCCGCACACGCTTTGCGGCTCAAACCGTTAAGCGTGGCAGGATCTGCGGTTGAGTCGGCACCGCAAGTCAGACAGGATGATCGCGAAGAATCGTTGTGA
- a CDS encoding DUF4142 domain-containing protein has protein sequence MKLHAHTLGATGLALLLSLATVSAYAGAPETFVEEASAKGMAEIQTSQLAMDKSKSADVKSFAQMMITDHTDANQKLAAIATGLNLKTASDAEMMDKAKKMILNYRDGSFDKAYTTNQVKAHQATIKLFQDEIKTSKTPELTAFAKAALPTLQDHLKMAKQLQAKYNK, from the coding sequence ATGAAACTACATGCTCACACCCTTGGCGCCACCGGCCTGGCCTTACTGCTAAGTTTAGCCACGGTTTCTGCTTATGCGGGGGCCCCCGAAACTTTCGTTGAAGAGGCTTCAGCCAAGGGCATGGCGGAAATCCAAACTAGCCAACTGGCCATGGATAAATCTAAATCAGCAGACGTTAAAAGTTTTGCACAGATGATGATCACCGATCATACCGACGCTAATCAAAAACTGGCCGCTATCGCCACCGGGCTTAACCTGAAAACAGCCAGCGATGCCGAGATGATGGACAAGGCCAAGAAGATGATTCTTAACTACCGTGACGGGTCTTTCGATAAGGCTTACACCACCAACCAGGTAAAGGCTCATCAAGCGACCATCAAGTTGTTCCAGGACGAAATCAAGACCTCGAAAACGCCAGAACTGACCGCTTTTGCTAAAGCAGCTTTACCAACGCTTCAGGATCACTTGAAGATGGCCAAGCAGTTACAGGCCAAGTACAACAAATAA
- the iolB gene encoding 5-deoxy-glucuronate isomerase → MNLLVKSNAEGRNVVALADGALEYVGFAAYRLSVGESLPVSAGEKELCLVLLSGRVDVTGEAPGQAAFKWQNIGDRHSVFEDKSPFAVYLPPHSQAQVIALSAVQIAVCSAAGDVAKQLPARLIRPESMKRSSRGKAANTRYVCDILPDTEPAHSLLVVEVRTPSGHSSSYPPHKHDQDDLPHESFLEETYYHQVNPPQGYVFQRVYTDDRSIDQTMAVENNDLVTVPKGYHPVSVPYGYESYYLNVMAGPKRAWQFHNDPQHSWLLDL, encoded by the coding sequence ATGAACCTGCTGGTGAAAAGTAACGCTGAAGGCCGCAACGTCGTTGCGCTGGCAGACGGTGCATTGGAGTACGTCGGCTTCGCCGCTTATCGTTTAAGTGTCGGTGAGAGTTTACCGGTCAGTGCCGGTGAGAAAGAACTGTGCCTGGTATTGCTTAGTGGCCGGGTTGATGTGACCGGCGAGGCGCCGGGGCAGGCCGCTTTCAAGTGGCAGAACATTGGCGATCGGCACTCGGTGTTCGAAGACAAATCCCCCTTCGCCGTGTACTTGCCGCCCCACAGTCAAGCTCAGGTGATCGCACTCAGCGCAGTACAAATTGCCGTGTGCTCCGCCGCCGGCGATGTTGCCAAGCAACTGCCGGCACGCTTGATCCGCCCTGAAAGCATGAAACGTAGCAGCCGAGGTAAAGCCGCTAATACCCGTTATGTGTGCGACATTCTTCCCGACACAGAGCCTGCGCATTCGCTGTTGGTGGTGGAAGTGCGCACGCCGTCCGGGCATTCGTCCAGCTACCCGCCACACAAGCATGACCAGGATGACTTGCCCCACGAAAGCTTTCTGGAAGAAACCTATTACCATCAGGTCAACCCGCCGCAGGGCTATGTGTTTCAGCGGGTGTACACCGACGACCGCAGCATTGATCAAACTATGGCAGTGGAGAACAACGACTTGGTCACGGTGCCCAAGGGTTATCACCCGGTCAGCGTGCCCTATGGCTACGAGTCGTATTATTTGAACGTGATGGCCGGTCCGAAACGCGCCTGGCAGTTCCACAACGATCCCCAGCACAGCTGGTTATTGGATCTTTAA
- a CDS encoding CoA-acylating methylmalonate-semialdehyde dehydrogenase has protein sequence MSNTPIIGHYINGQVLTGSAQREGSERYSNVFNPATGKVQAQVALASAKTVDEAVASALAAFPAWADQSSLRRARVMFKFKELLDQHHDELAAIISREHGKVFSDAKGEVTRGIEIVEFACGAPSLLKTDYSDNIGGGIDNWNLRQPLGVCAGVTPFNFPVMVPLWMIPMALVTGNTFILKPSERDPSASLFMARLLSEAGLPDGVFNVVQGDKAAVDALLQHPDIEAISFVGSTPIAEYIYQQGTSRGKRVQALGGAKNHMIVMPDADLDQAADALIGAAYGSAGERCMAISIAVAVGDVGDQLIEKLLPRIDQLKVGNGMQRDIDMGPLVTGEHKSKVLSFIDQGVEQGAELIVDGRNFSVPGAEEGFFVGATLFDNVTPEMTIYKQEIFGPVLGIVRVPDFASAVALINAHEFGNGVSCFTSDGGIARAFARTIKVGMVGINVPIPVPMAWHSFGGWKRSLFGDHHAYGEEGIRFYSRYKSVMQRWPDSIVKGPEFGMPTAK, from the coding sequence ATGAGCAACACTCCGATTATTGGTCACTACATCAACGGCCAAGTGCTTACCGGCTCTGCTCAACGCGAAGGCAGCGAGCGCTACAGCAATGTGTTCAATCCGGCCACCGGCAAGGTGCAAGCGCAAGTCGCGCTGGCCAGCGCGAAAACCGTGGACGAGGCCGTGGCTTCAGCGTTGGCCGCGTTTCCGGCTTGGGCTGATCAATCGTCGCTACGCCGCGCACGCGTGATGTTCAAATTCAAAGAGCTGCTGGATCAACACCATGATGAGCTGGCAGCGATCATCAGCCGCGAACACGGCAAAGTGTTTTCCGACGCCAAAGGTGAGGTCACCCGTGGTATTGAAATCGTCGAATTTGCCTGTGGTGCGCCGAGCCTGTTGAAAACCGATTACAGCGATAACATCGGTGGCGGCATCGACAACTGGAACCTGCGCCAACCCCTGGGCGTTTGCGCCGGGGTCACGCCGTTCAACTTCCCGGTCATGGTGCCGCTGTGGATGATTCCCATGGCCTTGGTCACCGGTAACACTTTTATTCTCAAGCCTTCCGAGCGCGACCCTTCGGCCAGCCTGTTTATGGCGCGTCTGCTCAGTGAAGCCGGTTTGCCAGACGGTGTATTCAACGTGGTTCAGGGCGACAAAGCGGCCGTTGATGCCTTGCTGCAACACCCCGATATCGAAGCAATTTCGTTTGTCGGTTCGACACCCATTGCCGAATACATCTACCAACAGGGTACGTCGCGGGGCAAACGTGTACAGGCCTTGGGTGGGGCCAAAAATCATATGATCGTCATGCCAGACGCCGACCTCGATCAGGCCGCCGATGCCTTGATCGGTGCTGCTTACGGCTCTGCCGGCGAGCGCTGCATGGCGATTTCCATCGCAGTGGCGGTTGGTGACGTCGGCGACCAACTGATCGAAAAACTGCTGCCGCGCATCGACCAACTCAAGGTCGGCAACGGCATGCAACGCGACATCGACATGGGTCCGTTAGTCACTGGCGAGCATAAAAGCAAAGTCTTGAGCTTCATCGATCAAGGTGTAGAGCAAGGCGCGGAACTGATCGTTGACGGCCGCAACTTCAGCGTCCCGGGTGCCGAAGAGGGCTTCTTTGTTGGCGCTACGCTGTTCGATAACGTTACCCCTGAAATGACTATTTATAAGCAGGAAATTTTCGGTCCGGTGCTGGGCATTGTTCGGGTGCCGGATTTCGCCAGCGCTGTGGCGTTGATCAACGCCCATGAGTTCGGTAATGGCGTGTCGTGTTTTACCAGCGATGGCGGTATTGCGCGTGCGTTCGCGCGCACGATCAAGGTCGGGATGGTCGGGATCAACGTACCGATTCCGGTGCCTATGGCCTGGCATTCGTTCGGCGGTTGGAAGCGTTCGCTATTCGGCGATCACCACGCCTATGGCGAAGAGGGCATCCGCTTCTACAGCCGCTACAAAAGCGTAATGCAGCGCTGGCCAGACAGCATCGTCAAAGGTCCGGAGTTTGGTATGCCCACCGCTAAATAA
- a CDS encoding bifunctional 5-dehydro-2-deoxygluconokinase/5-dehydro-2-deoxyphosphogluconate aldolase → MVQTRFSTGRPLDLICLGRLGVDLYAQQVGARLEDVSSFAKYLGGSSANIAFGTARLGLKSAMLSRVGDDHMGRFLIESLVREGCDVSGIKTDPERLTAMVLLGLKDRETFPLVFYRENCADMALRSEDISEAYIASSKALLITGTHFSTEPVFKASSQALDYAEKHNVKRILDIDYRPVLWGLASKSDGETRFVADQKVSQHVQRILPRFDLIVGTEEEFLIAGGGTDLLSALRKVRDLTAATLVVKLGPQGCTVIHGAIPDRLEHGDIYPGVRVEVLNVLGAGDAFMSGFLMGWLDEASDQRCCQLANACGGLVVSRHACAPAMPTLAELDYLFNSKEPITRPDQDAVLQRLHQVSVPRKQWKPLFIFAFDHRGQLVELAQKAGRDLDSIAQLKQLFIQAVERVEVDLRQRRIDADVGLLADQRFGQDSLNSATGRGWWIARPVEVQGSRPLAFEHGRSIGSNLLAWPKEQIIKCLVQFHPDDEPLLRLEQEAQLMGLYRAAQTSGHELLLEVIPPKDHPSTHPDVLYRALKRLYNLGIFPDWWKIESQTAQVWQQLDELISERDPYCRGVVLLGLNAPAEALAEGFKQASRSRCCRGFAVGRTIFQEPSRAWMANEIDDATLISHVQRTFTFLIESWREARA, encoded by the coding sequence ATGGTTCAGACACGTTTTTCCACTGGTCGTCCTTTGGATCTGATCTGCCTCGGACGTCTCGGCGTTGATCTATACGCGCAGCAGGTCGGTGCGCGACTTGAAGACGTCAGCAGCTTCGCCAAATACCTCGGCGGCTCTTCCGCAAACATAGCCTTTGGCACCGCCCGCCTGGGTCTCAAGTCGGCGATGCTCAGCCGGGTCGGTGATGACCACATGGGGCGCTTTCTGATCGAGTCATTGGTGCGTGAAGGCTGCGACGTCAGCGGCATAAAAACCGACCCGGAACGACTTACTGCCATGGTGTTGCTGGGCCTCAAGGACCGCGAAACATTTCCGTTAGTGTTCTACCGTGAAAACTGCGCCGACATGGCGCTGCGTAGTGAAGACATTAGCGAAGCCTATATTGCCTCCAGCAAAGCCCTGCTGATTACCGGTACACATTTTTCGACCGAACCCGTGTTCAAGGCCAGCAGCCAGGCGCTGGACTATGCGGAAAAACACAACGTCAAACGTATCCTCGATATCGACTACCGACCGGTGTTGTGGGGGTTGGCGAGCAAGTCTGATGGCGAGACCCGCTTTGTTGCCGACCAAAAAGTCAGCCAGCACGTGCAGCGTATATTGCCGCGCTTCGACCTGATCGTCGGCACTGAAGAAGAGTTTCTGATCGCAGGCGGTGGCACAGACCTGCTCAGCGCATTGCGCAAAGTGCGTGACCTGACCGCCGCAACCTTGGTGGTGAAACTGGGCCCGCAGGGTTGTACCGTGATTCACGGGGCGATTCCTGATCGTTTGGAGCACGGCGACATTTACCCCGGTGTTCGGGTCGAAGTCTTGAACGTATTGGGCGCAGGTGATGCGTTCATGTCGGGTTTTCTCATGGGCTGGCTGGACGAGGCTAGCGATCAACGCTGCTGCCAATTAGCCAATGCCTGCGGTGGGCTGGTGGTATCGCGCCACGCTTGTGCGCCGGCCATGCCGACCCTGGCGGAACTGGATTACCTATTTAACAGCAAGGAGCCAATCACGCGCCCGGATCAAGACGCCGTGCTGCAACGACTGCATCAGGTCAGCGTGCCGCGCAAGCAATGGAAGCCACTGTTTATTTTCGCCTTCGACCATCGAGGACAACTGGTGGAACTGGCGCAGAAAGCCGGACGGGATCTGGACAGCATTGCTCAGCTCAAGCAGTTGTTTATTCAGGCGGTAGAGCGGGTTGAAGTGGATTTGCGCCAGCGGAGGATCGACGCCGACGTTGGGTTGCTGGCTGATCAGCGCTTCGGTCAAGATTCACTCAACAGCGCCACCGGGCGCGGCTGGTGGATTGCTCGTCCGGTGGAAGTGCAGGGCTCGCGACCGCTGGCGTTTGAACACGGCCGTTCCATCGGCAGCAATTTGCTGGCCTGGCCTAAGGAACAGATCATCAAATGCCTGGTGCAATTTCATCCCGACGATGAGCCGTTGCTACGTTTGGAGCAAGAAGCCCAACTCATGGGCTTGTACCGCGCTGCGCAAACCAGCGGTCATGAATTGTTGCTGGAAGTCATCCCGCCAAAGGATCACCCCTCAACCCATCCCGATGTGCTCTATCGCGCGTTGAAACGCCTATACAACCTTGGAATTTTTCCGGACTGGTGGAAAATCGAGTCACAGACCGCCCAAGTGTGGCAACAGCTAGATGAGTTGATCAGCGAGCGCGATCCGTATTGCCGCGGCGTTGTGTTGCTGGGCCTCAATGCGCCGGCTGAAGCGCTGGCCGAAGGATTTAAACAAGCTAGCCGTAGCCGCTGTTGCCGGGGGTTTGCCGTTGGCCGGACGATTTTCCAAGAGCCCAGCCGCGCCTGGATGGCGAACGAAATCGATGACGCGACACTGATAAGCCACGTGCAACGTACGTTCACGTTCTTGATCGAATCCTGGCGCGAGGCGAGAGCCTGA
- the iolE gene encoding myo-inosose-2 dehydratase, with protein sequence MPTSNTHSAIRIGINPISWSNDDLPALGGETPLSTALSEGAEIGYEGFELNGKFPKDAKGVGDVLRPYELALVSGWYSGRLARRSVVEEIEAISSHVQLLAENGATVLVYGEVADSIQGQRIPLVERPRFYSDRAWQEYADKLTQLARFTLSRGVRLAYHHHMGAYVESPQDIDKLMALTGSEVGLLFDSGHCYMGGGEPLQVLKKHIDRICHVHFKDVRKPVVQLARNHLWSFPDCIINGTFTVPGDGDIDFAALLDVLLAAHYTGWLVVEAEQDPAVAPSYAYAKKGCETLRSLLADAQHRSAWS encoded by the coding sequence ATGCCCACTTCGAACACCCATTCAGCGATCCGGATCGGCATTAACCCGATTTCATGGAGCAACGACGATCTACCTGCACTCGGTGGCGAAACGCCGCTGAGTACTGCCTTGAGCGAAGGCGCGGAAATAGGCTACGAAGGATTTGAGCTCAACGGCAAGTTCCCTAAAGACGCCAAAGGCGTCGGCGATGTGTTGCGTCCCTACGAACTGGCGCTGGTCTCTGGCTGGTATTCCGGTCGTTTGGCGCGGCGTTCGGTGGTTGAGGAAATCGAGGCCATTTCCTCGCATGTGCAGTTGCTTGCAGAAAACGGCGCTACGGTTTTGGTATACGGCGAAGTCGCTGACTCAATTCAAGGGCAGCGCATTCCATTGGTCGAGCGACCACGTTTTTACAGTGATCGGGCGTGGCAGGAGTACGCCGACAAGCTAACCCAGTTGGCGCGTTTCACTTTATCCCGCGGCGTACGTTTGGCCTATCACCATCACATGGGCGCTTACGTTGAATCGCCCCAGGACATCGATAAGCTGATGGCCCTGACCGGCAGCGAAGTCGGCTTGCTGTTCGATTCGGGCCATTGCTACATGGGGGGCGGCGAGCCACTGCAGGTATTGAAAAAACATATCGACCGGATTTGCCACGTGCATTTCAAAGACGTACGCAAGCCAGTGGTGCAACTGGCGCGCAACCATTTGTGGAGTTTTCCGGACTGCATCATCAACGGTACGTTCACCGTGCCGGGCGATGGCGACATTGATTTCGCTGCTTTGCTCGACGTCTTGTTGGCCGCCCACTACACCGGCTGGCTGGTGGTAGAAGCCGAGCAAGACCCGGCGGTCGCGCCCAGTTATGCCTATGCCAAAAAAGGCTGTGAGACCCTGCGCAGTTTGCTCGCCGATGCCCAACACAGGAGCGCTTGGTCATGA
- a CDS encoding DUF72 domain-containing protein, with amino-acid sequence MSEIRIGISGWRYVPWRGDFYPEKLTQKNELKFASRAVNSIEINGSFYSLQSPDLYSRWGADAPDNFVFSIKGPRFITHVRRLDEVEIPVANFFASGIFQLKQKLGPILWQFPPSFKFNVEKFEHFLSLLPHTTMQAKACAKQCDERMKKPDYLDIPSTGTVRHAVEIRNASFATDEFIALLRKYNVALVVADTAGKWPYLEDLTSDFVYLRLHGEKALYESGYTPAAITRWGDRIDAWHRGTQPKDAHLVSTKSALKRKARDVYCYFDNDIKVRAPYDARKLLERFGLAEGLEVAPGDMRGVNF; translated from the coding sequence ATGAGCGAGATTCGCATCGGTATTTCTGGGTGGCGTTACGTGCCTTGGCGGGGTGATTTTTATCCCGAAAAACTGACTCAAAAAAATGAGCTCAAATTTGCTTCCCGCGCTGTGAACAGTATTGAAATAAACGGTTCATTCTATTCCTTGCAGTCGCCGGACCTTTACTCCCGTTGGGGGGCCGACGCCCCCGACAACTTTGTATTCAGCATTAAAGGTCCGCGATTTATCACCCACGTTCGACGCCTTGACGAAGTTGAAATACCGGTGGCTAATTTCTTCGCTTCTGGCATCTTTCAACTCAAACAGAAATTAGGCCCGATTCTTTGGCAATTTCCCCCTTCATTTAAATTCAATGTAGAAAAATTCGAACATTTTTTGTCATTACTGCCGCATACCACGATGCAAGCTAAGGCCTGCGCGAAACAATGTGATGAGCGTATGAAAAAACCTGATTATCTGGATATACCCAGTACTGGGACCGTGCGTCATGCCGTGGAAATACGAAACGCGAGTTTTGCCACCGATGAATTTATCGCGCTGTTACGCAAATACAATGTGGCGTTAGTGGTCGCGGATACGGCGGGTAAATGGCCCTACCTGGAAGACCTCACCAGCGATTTCGTCTACCTGCGGTTGCACGGCGAAAAGGCACTTTATGAAAGCGGCTATACGCCGGCTGCGATCACGCGTTGGGGCGATCGTATCGACGCTTGGCATCGGGGGACGCAGCCCAAAGATGCACACTTGGTCAGCACCAAGAGCGCACTCAAGCGAAAAGCTCGCGATGTTTATTGCTATTTCGATAACGACATCAAGGTCCGCGCGCCGTATGACGCTCGTAAACTGCTCGAACGGTTTGGCTTGGCAGAGGGGCTTGAAGTGGCGCCGGGTGATATGCGAGGCGTTAATTTTTAG